From Geomonas agri, one genomic window encodes:
- a CDS encoding retention module-containing protein: MAQNNQAAGHQVVGKVVILYGTVKAISPDGAVRLLMPNSPIFADDRIVTESDGSASIVFDGAQGNQLDLGRMMNVTIDHDVYGTVMSGDTTDTTAEVAQIQQALLTGDQPIELEAPAAGGPADAGGTHPVFIVTPTGEEVLPTGGVTTTGVTFGTTGTLDSVITTVPTPPLTATITVNPITSDNIVNNVEATGQIPVSGTVGGDAHPGDTVTIVINGNTHTGTVAGDNSYIINVPGSELVNNPNQVITVSVTTTGPNGNTATAVVTPTYTVDTTTADIHITSIAGDNIVNNVEAGNANVPVTGTFGGGVHAGDVITLTVGGQTYSHTVTDADVSSHSFIVNVSGADLTNNAGHAITASVSTTDVAGSTASASDTAGYTVDNTTAEISITSIAGDNIVNNAEAGSTTVPVTGTIGGGVHAGDVIILTIGEHTYTHTVTDADAGSHSFTVNVPGSDLTGNAGHQVTASVTTTDAAGSTASASAVGEYTVDSTVETHVDTAHSVGSVDEGALAGGSHPGTGYIAEGSLVSSGGTGSYTYALVSDSVAHEGTLVIDPATGHYTYTLNGPTLTNSPDTFTYQVTDAHGNTATNTVTITIADDAPIANADSGSVVEGAILSGSVVGNDIPGADGSVVVVGVAAGVSATAVSGQVDSVITGAHGTLTLHADGSYDYHANPNSENTSDTFTYTIQDADGSKSTSTLTVNLTDSGLHTQLDTLTSVTGVDEGALPVGSHPGSGYIAEGNLISTGGAGPYSYALVSDSVAHEGTLVIDPATGHYTYTLSGPTGTNTPDSFTYQVTDAYGNTATNTVTITVADDAPVANVDSGSVMEGATVAGSVVTNDVPGADGVAPGSIVVVGVAAGVSATAVSGQVDSVITGAHGTLTLHADGSYDYHANPNSANTSDTFTYTIQDADGSKSTSTLTVNLTDSGLHTQLDTLTSVTGVDEGALPVGSHPGNGYIAEGNLVSTGGAGSYTYALVSDSAAHEGTLAIDPATGHYTYTLSGPTGTNAPDTFTYQVTDSNGNTSTNTVTITIADDAPVANVDSGSVVEGASVSGSVVANDVPGADGVAPGSIVVVGVAAGTSATAVSGQVDSVITGAHGTLTLHADGSYDYHANANSANTSDTFTYTIQDADGSKSTSTLTVNLTDSGLHTHVDTLTSVTSVDEGALPVGSHPGSGYIAEGNLVSTGGAGSYTYALVSDSATHEGTLVIDPAGHYTYTLNGPTLTNSPDTFTYQVTDGEGNTSTNTVTITITDDAPVAQIDSGSVVEGATLSGSVVTNDIPGADGSIVVVGAAAGVSATAVAGQVNSVITGAHGTLTLHADGSYDYHANPNSDNTSDTFTYTIQDADGSKSTSTLTINLTDSGLHTQVDTVHSDTSVDEGALSVGSHPGSGYIAEGNLISSGGAGSYSYALVSDSATHEGTLVIDANGHYTYTLNGPTLTNSPDTFTYQVTDAHGNTATNTVTITIADDAPVAHTDSGSVMEGATLSGNVVANDVPGADGVAPGSIVVVGVAAGVSATAVSGQVDSVITGAHGTLTLHADGSYDYHANPNSDNTSDTFTYTIQDADGSKSTSTLTVNLTDSGLHTQVDTVHSDTSVDEGALPVGSHPGTGYIAEGTLVSTGGAGSYSYALVSDSATHEGTLVIDANGHYTYTLNGPTLTNSPDTFTYQVTDAYGNTATNTVTIAIADDAPVANTDTGSVVEGATLSGSVVTNDIPGADGSIVVVGAAAGTSATAVSGQVDSVITGAHGTLTLHANGSYEYHANPNSENTSDTFTYTIQDADGSKSTSTLTVNLTDSGLHTQVDTLTSVTSVDEGALPVGSHPGSGYIAEGNLVSTGGAGSYSYALVSDSATHEGTLVIDADGHYTYTLNGPTLTNSPDTFTYQVTDANGNIATNTVTITIADDAPVANVDSGSVVEGAALSGSVVTNDIPGADGSIVVVGAAAGASATAVSGQVDSVITGAHGTLTLHANGSYEYHANPNSANTSDTFTYTIQDADGSKSTSTLTINLTNSGLHTQVDTVHSDTTVDEGALSVGTHPGTGYIAEGTLISSGGDGSYTYALVPDSATHEGTLVIDPSTGHYTYTLSGPSSSDSPDTFTFQVTDGHGNTATNTLTVTITDDAPVLNVTNGIFQNTGDTDTTAHTGGTIVEGTLATIGADLNNAHVTLTGTPPSGLTSYGQAVTYSVSTDGSTIHATADGHEVFTLTAHSDGTYTFDQHQMLDLAVLNSNLQGSIGAGGPQTAFYVYTDGSSGFDATAKPWSLQITADGHSVNPSTQGMGVDNNWLNLTSNAGTTETLHFNFDNEGASGAANFAYQAKIGINDLGAGEKIVWDATYTDGAGHTYTDHGEATTSSLDSTGHLVFTAPQNNMYIDHIDFTGGAGAVRVTSFTAYTIDTNVTQTLNFGFTATDGDGDHVSGNFSLLAQNGSTLTGDSSNNALGGGHGDNVMSGGAGADIFTVNGGNDTIKDFTAHVDKIVIEQTHTDGLFQHTDGSNTATLTITNNGTQVGTVTFENVTDAGALLDSLIHNDPKIHS, translated from the coding sequence ATGGCACAGAACAATCAGGCAGCAGGGCACCAGGTGGTCGGTAAGGTTGTCATTCTGTACGGCACGGTGAAAGCTATATCCCCCGATGGCGCGGTTCGTCTGCTCATGCCGAACAGCCCGATCTTTGCCGATGACCGCATCGTCACCGAGAGCGACGGCAGCGCGTCCATCGTGTTCGACGGCGCGCAGGGGAACCAGCTTGACCTGGGCCGGATGATGAACGTCACCATCGACCACGACGTTTACGGCACCGTCATGTCGGGTGATACCACGGATACCACCGCCGAGGTGGCCCAGATCCAGCAGGCATTGCTTACCGGCGATCAGCCCATCGAACTGGAAGCCCCGGCAGCCGGCGGCCCCGCCGATGCCGGCGGTACCCACCCGGTCTTCATCGTTACCCCCACCGGCGAGGAGGTTCTCCCCACCGGCGGCGTCACCACCACCGGTGTCACCTTCGGGACGACTGGGACCCTCGATTCAGTCATTACCACGGTTCCAACGCCGCCGCTCACGGCAACCATAACCGTCAATCCCATTACCAGTGACAACATCGTCAACAACGTCGAAGCTACCGGCCAGATCCCTGTCTCCGGTACCGTCGGAGGCGATGCCCACCCGGGTGACACGGTCACCATCGTGATCAACGGCAACACCCATACCGGCACCGTTGCCGGCGACAACTCCTACATCATCAACGTACCGGGATCCGAACTGGTCAACAACCCGAACCAGGTCATCACTGTCAGCGTCACCACCACCGGGCCCAACGGCAATACCGCCACCGCGGTCGTCACGCCTACCTACACGGTGGACACGACCACGGCTGACATCCACATCACGAGCATCGCCGGTGACAACATCGTCAACAACGTTGAAGCGGGCAATGCCAACGTCCCGGTGACCGGTACCTTTGGCGGCGGTGTTCATGCCGGTGATGTCATCACTCTCACCGTCGGCGGCCAGACCTACAGCCACACCGTGACCGATGCCGATGTCAGCAGCCACAGCTTCATCGTCAATGTTTCCGGTGCGGACCTGACCAACAACGCAGGCCACGCCATCACCGCTTCGGTATCGACCACCGATGTGGCTGGCAGCACCGCGAGCGCCAGCGACACCGCGGGTTACACTGTCGACAATACCACCGCGGAGATCAGCATAACGAGCATCGCCGGTGACAACATCGTCAACAACGCCGAGGCGGGGAGCACGACTGTCCCGGTAACCGGCACCATCGGTGGCGGAGTCCATGCCGGCGACGTGATCATCCTGACCATCGGGGAGCATACCTACACCCACACCGTCACGGACGCCGATGCCGGCAGCCACAGCTTCACCGTGAACGTTCCCGGCAGTGACCTGACCGGCAACGCGGGGCACCAGGTCACTGCCTCGGTGACGACGACCGACGCGGCAGGGAGCACGGCGAGCGCCTCGGCCGTTGGTGAATATACCGTCGATTCGACGGTTGAGACTCACGTCGATACCGCTCACTCTGTCGGCAGCGTCGACGAGGGCGCCTTGGCCGGGGGGAGCCATCCCGGTACCGGCTACATCGCCGAGGGGAGCCTTGTTTCCAGCGGCGGTACCGGTTCTTACACCTACGCCCTGGTGTCCGACTCGGTCGCGCACGAGGGTACCCTGGTCATCGACCCGGCCACTGGTCATTACACCTACACCTTGAATGGTCCGACGCTCACCAACAGCCCGGATACCTTCACCTACCAAGTGACCGACGCCCACGGCAACACGGCGACCAACACGGTTACCATTACCATCGCCGATGACGCTCCGATCGCTAACGCCGACAGCGGCAGCGTGGTCGAAGGCGCAATCCTGTCCGGCAGCGTGGTCGGCAACGACATACCGGGCGCCGACGGCTCCGTCGTCGTGGTCGGTGTGGCGGCAGGCGTCAGTGCGACGGCGGTGAGCGGCCAGGTGGACAGCGTCATCACCGGAGCCCACGGCACCTTGACCCTGCATGCGGACGGCAGCTACGACTACCACGCCAACCCGAACAGCGAGAACACCAGCGATACCTTCACCTACACCATTCAGGATGCCGATGGCAGCAAGTCCACCAGCACCCTGACCGTCAACCTGACCGATAGCGGCCTCCATACCCAGCTCGATACGCTCACTTCCGTCACCGGTGTCGACGAGGGCGCCCTTCCGGTGGGGAGCCACCCGGGCAGCGGCTACATCGCCGAAGGGAACCTGATCTCCACCGGCGGCGCCGGCCCCTACAGCTACGCGCTGGTCTCCGACTCGGTAGCCCACGAAGGGACCTTGGTCATCGATCCGGCTACCGGGCATTACACCTACACCCTGAGCGGCCCGACCGGCACCAACACCCCGGATAGCTTCACCTACCAGGTGACCGACGCGTACGGAAACACGGCGACCAACACGGTGACCATCACTGTCGCCGATGACGCGCCGGTGGCCAACGTCGACAGCGGCAGCGTCATGGAAGGGGCGACCGTGGCTGGCAGCGTGGTCACTAACGACGTCCCGGGTGCCGACGGTGTGGCCCCCGGCTCCATCGTCGTGGTAGGTGTGGCGGCAGGCGTCAGCGCGACGGCGGTGAGCGGCCAGGTGGACAGCGTCATCACCGGTGCCCACGGCACCTTGACCCTGCACGCGGACGGCAGCTACGACTACCACGCCAACCCGAACAGCGCCAACACCAGCGACACCTTCACCTACACCATCCAGGATGCCGACGGCAGCAAGTCCACCAGCACGCTGACCGTCAACCTGACCGACAGCGGCCTGCATACCCAGCTCGATACGCTCACTTCCGTCACCGGTGTCGACGAGGGCGCCCTGCCGGTGGGGAGCCATCCGGGCAACGGCTACATCGCGGAAGGGAACCTGGTCTCCACCGGTGGCGCCGGCTCGTACACCTACGCCCTGGTCTCCGACTCGGCCGCCCACGAAGGGACGCTGGCCATCGACCCGGCTACCGGGCATTACACTTACACCCTGAGCGGCCCGACCGGCACCAACGCCCCGGACACCTTCACCTACCAAGTGACCGACTCCAACGGCAACACCTCGACGAACACGGTGACCATCACCATTGCCGATGACGCGCCGGTGGCCAACGTCGACAGCGGCAGCGTGGTGGAAGGCGCGTCCGTGTCCGGTAGCGTGGTCGCTAACGACGTACCGGGTGCCGACGGTGTGGCCCCCGGCTCCATCGTGGTGGTCGGCGTGGCGGCAGGCACCAGCGCCACGGCGGTCAGCGGCCAGGTGGACAGCGTCATCACTGGCGCCCACGGCACCCTGACCCTGCACGCGGACGGCAGCTACGACTACCACGCCAACGCGAACAGCGCCAACACCAGCGACACCTTCACCTACACCATCCAGGACGCCGACGGCAGCAAGTCCACCAGCACGCTGACCGTCAACCTGACCGACAGCGGCCTGCACACCCACGTCGACACGCTCACTTCAGTCACCAGCGTCGACGAGGGCGCCCTGCCGGTGGGCAGCCACCCGGGCAGCGGCTACATCGCGGAAGGGAATCTGGTCTCCACCGGCGGCGCTGGGTCTTACACCTATGCCCTGGTCTCCGACTCGGCCACCCACGAGGGGACGCTGGTGATTGATCCGGCCGGGCACTACACCTACACCCTGAACGGCCCGACGCTCACCAACAGCCCGGACACCTTCACCTACCAGGTGACCGATGGGGAGGGGAATACCTCGACCAACACGGTGACCATCACCATCACCGATGACGCGCCGGTGGCACAGATCGACAGCGGCAGCGTGGTTGAAGGCGCGACCCTTTCCGGCAGCGTCGTCACCAACGACATCCCGGGAGCGGACGGCTCGATCGTCGTGGTAGGCGCTGCGGCCGGTGTCAGTGCAACGGCGGTCGCCGGGCAGGTGAATAGCGTCATTACCGGCGCCCATGGCACCCTGACCCTGCACGCTGACGGCAGCTACGACTACCACGCCAACCCGAACAGCGACAACACCAGCGACACCTTCACCTACACCATCCAGGATGCTGACGGCAGCAAGTCCACCAGCACGCTGACCATCAACCTGACCGACAGCGGGCTGCACACCCAGGTCGATACCGTTCATTCCGACACCAGCGTCGACGAGGGCGCCCTCTCCGTTGGCAGCCACCCTGGCAGCGGCTACATCGCCGAAGGGAACCTGATCTCCAGCGGCGGCGCCGGCTCCTACAGCTACGCCCTGGTTTCCGACTCCGCGACTCACGAAGGGACCCTGGTCATCGACGCCAACGGGCATTACACCTACACCCTGAACGGCCCGACGCTCACCAACAGCCCGGACACCTTCACCTACCAGGTCACCGACGCCCATGGCAACACCGCCACCAACACGGTGACCATCACCATCGCCGATGACGCGCCGGTGGCGCATACCGACAGCGGCAGCGTCATGGAAGGCGCGACCCTCTCCGGCAACGTGGTCGCTAACGACGTACCGGGCGCCGACGGCGTGGCCCCCGGCTCCATCGTGGTGGTCGGTGTGGCGGCAGGCGTCAGCGCGACGGCGGTGAGCGGGCAGGTTGACAGCGTCATTACCGGCGCCCACGGCACCCTGACCCTGCACGCGGACGGCAGCTACGACTACCACGCCAACCCGAACAGCGACAACACCAGCGACACCTTCACCTACACCATCCAGGATGCCGACGGCAGCAAGTCCACCAGCACCCTGACCGTCAACCTGACCGACAGCGGGCTGCACACCCAGGTGGACACCGTTCATTCCGACACCAGCGTCGACGAGGGCGCCCTGCCGGTGGGCAGCCATCCGGGTACCGGCTACATCGCCGAAGGGACCCTGGTCTCGACCGGCGGCGCCGGCTCCTACAGCTACGCACTGGTCTCCGACTCGGCGACTCACGAAGGGACCCTGGTCATCGACGCCAACGGGCATTACACCTACACCCTGAACGGCCCGACGCTCACCAACAGCCCGGACACCTTCACCTACCAGGTCACCGATGCCTACGGCAACACGGCAACCAACACGGTGACCATCGCTATCGCCGATGACGCGCCGGTTGCCAACACCGACACCGGCAGCGTGGTGGAAGGCGCGACCCTCTCCGGCAGCGTGGTCACTAACGACATCCCGGGCGCCGACGGCTCCATCGTCGTGGTGGGAGCTGCCGCCGGTACCAGCGCGACGGCGGTAAGCGGGCAGGTCGATTCCGTGATCACCGGTGCTCACGGCACCCTGACGCTGCACGCCAACGGAAGCTACGAGTACCACGCCAACCCAAACAGCGAGAACACCAGCGACACCTTCACCTATACCATCCAGGATGCCGACGGCAGCAAGTCCACCAGCACCCTGACCGTCAACCTGACCGACAGCGGGCTGCACACCCAGGTCGACACCCTCACCTCCGTCACCAGCGTCGACGAGGGCGCCCTGCCGGTGGGTAGCCATCCGGGCAGCGGCTACATAGCAGAAGGGAACCTGGTCTCGACTGGCGGCGCCGGGTCTTACTCCTACGCCCTGGTCTCCGACTCGGCCACCCACGAGGGGACCCTGGTCATCGATGCGGACGGGCATTACACCTACACCCTGAACGGCCCGACGCTCACCAACAGCCCGGACACCTTCACCTACCAGGTCACCGACGCCAACGGCAACATCGCCACCAACACGGTCACCATCACCATCGCCGATGATGCCCCGGTGGCCAACGTTGACAGCGGCAGCGTGGTGGAAGGCGCGGCCCTCTCCGGCAGCGTGGTCACTAACGACATCCCGGGCGCCGACGGTTCCATCGTCGTGGTCGGCGCAGCCGCAGGCGCCAGCGCGACCGCAGTGAGCGGCCAGGTGGACAGCGTCATTACCGGCGCCCACGGCACCCTGACCTTGCACGCCAACGGCAGCTATGAATATCACGCCAACCCCAACAGCGCGAACACCAGCGACACCTTCACGTACACCATTCAGGACGCTGACGGCAGCAAGTCCACCAGCACGCTGACCATCAACCTGACCAACAGCGGGCTGCACACCCAGGTCGATACGGTCCACTCCGACACCACCGTTGACGAGGGCGCCCTGTCTGTCGGCACCCACCCAGGTACCGGCTACATCGCAGAAGGGACCCTGATCTCCAGCGGCGGCGACGGCTCCTACACCTACGCCCTGGTGCCCGACTCGGCCACCCACGAAGGGACCCTGGTCATCGACCCATCCACCGGCCATTACACCTACACCCTCAGCGGTCCGTCGAGCAGCGACAGCCCGGATACCTTCACCTTCCAGGTAACAGACGGCCACGGCAATACCGCAACCAACACCCTCACCGTAACCATCACTGATGACGCGCCGGTGTTGAATGTCACCAACGGTATCTTCCAAAACACCGGTGACACCGACACGACTGCTCATACCGGCGGCACCATTGTCGAAGGCACCCTCGCCACTATCGGTGCCGATCTCAACAATGCGCATGTAACGCTGACGGGGACTCCGCCCAGTGGCCTTACCTCCTATGGCCAAGCTGTTACCTACAGCGTCTCGACGGACGGTTCTACCATCCATGCCACGGCCGACGGCCATGAGGTCTTCACATTGACCGCCCACTCGGATGGTACGTACACCTTCGACCAGCACCAAATGCTCGACCTCGCGGTACTGAACAGCAACCTGCAGGGGAGCATCGGGGCCGGCGGACCGCAGACCGCCTTCTACGTCTACACCGACGGCTCTTCCGGGTTCGATGCCACCGCCAAGCCGTGGTCCCTCCAGATCACCGCCGACGGCCACAGCGTCAACCCGAGTACCCAGGGGATGGGGGTCGACAACAACTGGTTGAACCTCACCAGCAACGCCGGCACCACCGAAACCCTTCACTTCAACTTCGACAATGAAGGGGCCAGCGGTGCGGCTAACTTCGCCTACCAGGCCAAGATCGGGATTAACGATCTCGGCGCCGGCGAGAAGATCGTTTGGGATGCGACCTACACCGATGGGGCAGGACACACTTACACCGACCATGGCGAAGCGACCACCAGCAGCCTCGACTCCACGGGTCACCTGGTGTTCACTGCTCCGCAGAACAACATGTACATTGACCACATCGACTTCACCGGCGGTGCCGGCGCTGTGAGGGTCACTTCCTTCACCGCGTACACCATCGACACCAACGTGACCCAGACTCTGAACTTTGGCTTCACCGCGACCGACGGCGACGGCGATCATGTCTCTGGCAACTTCAGTCTCCTGGCCCAGAACGGTTCCACCCTCACCGGCGACAGCAGCAACAATGCACTTGGCGGTGGCCATGGCGATAACGTCATGTCTGGTGGGGCTGGGGCTGATATCTTTACGGTGAACGGCGGTAATGACACCATAAAAGACTTCACCGCCCATGTGGACAAGATCGTTATCGAGCAAACCCACACCGATGGCCTGTTCCAACACACTGATGGATCCAACACGGCCACTCTGACGATCACCAATAACGGAACCCAGGTGGGGACTGTTACCTTTGAAAACGTCACCGACGCAGGTGCTCTTTTGGATTCGTTGATTCACAACGATCCCAAAATCCATAGCTAG